In Malaclemys terrapin pileata isolate rMalTer1 chromosome 10, rMalTer1.hap1, whole genome shotgun sequence, the following are encoded in one genomic region:
- the TNFAIP8L3 gene encoding tumor necrosis factor alpha-induced protein 8-like protein 3, with amino-acid sequence MDSDSAELSEGELLAPAGPDCFSSKNLALQAQKKLLSKMATKTMANMLIDDTSSEIFDELYKVTRDHTRNKKEAHKIMKDLIKVAIKIGILYRNNQFNQEELEIVDKFRKKLNQTAMTIVSFYEVEYTFDRNVLAELLNECKDLVHELVERHLTPRSHGRINHVFNHFADVEFLTALYSLDGDCRPHLKKICDGINKLLDEKVL; translated from the coding sequence GTCCTGATTGTTTCAGTTCAAAGAACCTTGCGCTGCAAGCACAGAAAAAGCTCCTGAGTAAAATGGCTACCAAAACTATGGCTAACATGCTCATCGACGACACAAGCAGTGAAATATTTGATGAGTTATATAAAGTAACTAGAGACCATACAAGGAACAAGAAGGAAGCTCACAAAATTATGAAGGACTTGATTAAAGTGGCAATAAAAATTGGGATCCTCTACCGAAACAATCAATTCAACCAAGAAGAGCTGGAAATCGTCGACAAATTCAGAAAGAAGTTGAATCAGACAGCCATGACAATTGTCAGTTTTTACGAGGTAGAATACACCTTTGATAGAAATGTTCTCGCAGAACTTCTGAACGAATGTAAAGACCTGGTGCATGAACTGGTAGAGCGACATCTGACGCCCAGGTCCCATGGGCGTATCAACCATGTCTTCAATCACTTTGCAGATGTGGAATTCCTCACTGCCCTGTATAGCCTTGATGGGGATTGCCGACCACACCTCAAAAAGATCTGTGATGGAATCAACAAACTACTTGATGAGAAAGTCCTTTGA